The genomic segment CAAGCTTCACCATCCTAAAAAGAAGATAGAAAAGAAACCTGTAATCGAGCAAAAGATTGTGAGAGGTCGATACTTTGATGGAGGGCTCATTGATGTTGCTGAATGCAGTATGGCTACTGGTGAGAAGCTTTCTGAGATAGGTGAGGATGACATAGTTTGCGAAGAGGGGGAATACCCAGATTACATTAGCTTGGACATCAGCAATGATGGCCCCGAGATGACTGTATTATGATAACTCAGCTAGATGCACTAATAGCACATATCAAGCTCATTGAGCCTACCCGAGCCTCGTTAGGAACAGACCTGTGCTAGATTTGGGCCGTGACTGTTCCCCTTGGTTTGTTTTGCTTGTGATATATGCTCTTGCCGCAGATATTCGTTTTCTTTTATGTTTTCTTATCCTTTTCATAGCCTTAAGTTAGATATATAGGTTAGTTTTAGGGGATGCAGGATTATCGATGTACAAGAATTGTAAGCAAACATGGAGCAAATGAAATTTTAGATTCAAAAGCTTATTTAGCGTGAAATTTTGGgccaattaaatttaaatgccTATTTATATGCTATAAATGACACTGgaaatgaattaatttttccgattaaatatttgatttcattgTTCAATTTCGCTCTTTAGATAAAATTCTCAGCCCGTTAGTAACAGTATTTCATTGTTTTATTAAAAAGATAAATCCCATTGGCCGAAAAATGCATAGTGAATTTTAATGAAAGAAAAAATACTAGACAAAATGTTTGAAGCATGATAAATATGGAGGCTCAAGTTTGTACTCGTTGATCGTGACATCTCGAGTCACCAATTAGGAATGGtataaagagtgagtctcatgtgagaccgtctcacggatcataatctgtgagatgagtcaaccctatccatattcacgataaaaagtaatactattagcataaaaagtaatattttttcatgagtgacccaaataagagattcgtctcacaaatatgacccatgagaccgtctcacacaaatttttgccttgtATAAAATGAAATGATAAGCAATTTGAGCTTGCAAGTAATAACTTATATACACAAAATGTAATGAAAAACGGCCACGAgtcaattttttatatatatattttatttggtcattcatgaaaaaatattactttttattataaacaTGAGTATGGATCGTCTCACGAATAAATATATGTAAGACAGTCTCATAAAAAAACTGACTAAATTTGTTAATTGTCCAGGTTTGTTTTCCTTACCGAGTATATTCCTGAAATATCAGTATATCACACGTCCTTAATTTGTTGGAtcaaaaaatgtaaaaatactAGATTAGCAAGATAGAATACTTTGAAGCTTCCAAAACAATAAtacaaaaagaagaaaaatagtGAAACTGCTCAAGAGATTAAAAATTCAatgtattataatttatttgaaaaaattcaaaaatcatccccatcttttaaaatatgagtaggtcttttgtgaaacGATCTGACAGATCTAGATtaatgagacgagtcaaccatgttcatatttacaataaaaaaataatacttttaacataaaaaataatatttgtgacataaaaattaatattttaattagtgattaaatataatatataaatatatcacaaaattgattGAGTTTGtgttaaaatattatgtttgaaATTATTTCAACTCCAAGATTTTAAACCGAAAATTCACCTCCGCATATCTTCTTCCGAAAACGGTTGACtcgttttatttattatatgaaaTTGAAAACCAAGGGACCATTCGATTTCGGGGAAAGAGATTTTTATGGGTCTCATTCTGTTTCCAGGAAACCAATGATATCGTATAATTTTCTCATGTAAATCAATTTTAAAATCCTTTCGTATGCCAAGAAAACTTGACTACGCAAGCTAAGAAAGGTCGGTCTGTCTGTCTTTATCCTTCAAACAATTCAAAACCTACGAAAACTAATCCTCAGCTTGCACCATGCATGTTATGTATCCTTACCACTTTACGTTCTAATAAATTCATTACTTTTCAAAGAAATATGCaaaatttctaaattttatATGTTTCCCACACGTCTTTAAAAAAAGTAGTTAGAAATCCCCCACACCCCGCCAAGGGGTTCATCGAGAAATTATACATGCTTCAGGAGCATCATACATACACACGTACatataatatttacaaaaaaaaaaagccaCAAAATCTTAAATTTGAAGAAATATTGATGCTTCATTGATGATCTAGGACGACTGATCATCCTTCAGGAGCATCATATCCTTAAACTCCTCGAAATCAAGAAATCCATCAGAATTCGTATCGTACACATCAATCATACGCTTGCAATCTCGCCCACAACGTTCATCCCACAATCCTAATCTTGACAAAGCAATTTGAAGTTCCTCACAAGAAATGAATCCATCCCCGTTCAAATCGAATACCTTAAAAGCCTTCCGAAGATCCATCTCCGAGACGTCGTCAGCTTCATGTTCGATCAAACTTTTTTCTTGGACCATGTTTCCCTTTATCAAAGTTTGGTAAAAGAACAAGAAATCGATGTAGTCCAAGCTCTTTTCGCCGACCAGAAGCTCGAGCTCGTCTCGTTTGGCAGGCACATTGATTTTCTCCAGCAGCCACATTAGTTCATCCAAGCTCACGAGCCCATCTCCATTTTTATCGAGATTGTTGAAGATTCGGTGCAAGTGAGTTGTATTCAGAGGAGACATTTTTTtggaatataatatatatacatataacttTGCAtatatattaccaaatcaacaaaaaaataattaaatgaatggacTTCGAATTTGGATTTTGTGGTTAGAATCGATTATCCATGCAAAAGGGTGCGTAGAGCATGCTATATATAAAGGAGAAATTTGAGAATATAATTTGAGTTTGTACTTCcatgaaattaaatattatagatAATTCAGCACGTAATATTTTCTAAGTTGAGGTACTTACGCGTACGGGTATTATATGAGAACGATGGTTCCAATATATGACGAAGGTTGCAGGAAGTTTCATGGAAGAAGTGATGCAAAATTCAcaaattgaataaatatttgGCATGCattgtttcattttttttttattttttaattaatccaaACTGAATTTTGAAGATGGCTTTTAATTTCGAAAATACAAAGTCCTCGCACCTAACCAAAAGTTATCCTTTTCATGTGTGTCACAAGCATGACTAGATTCTGTTCAAAGAAGTTTTTTTCggaaaaaaagataaaatataAATGGGAAAATCGCAATTTTATCATGTAAGTACTTGTAGTAGTCTAACCTATCAAAGTTTTATTTTCATCCATTGAGTTAAATTTTTTTGTCTGTTCTTTTCGTCGGAAGCCATTAAACTAATATAATATTGTTATTTGACACCGACACTTTTCAACGTAACTCATATAACAAAAACAAAGCCGATCATGTTATATACATTAACATCCATCTAATAAAAACAGTGgagaaaataaagaaaaatgatatataatatttcaaaatgagagaaaaaattTGTTTTCCTTGATTTTTAATTAGATAGTTTTCAATATGTGTAACACATGTTTTATTCTCTTAAGTCGTGTGAGTCACGCGAGGAACATCAGTGCCAACAAAAAAACAATTTCTGATAAGTTAGTGACTTTAGATTAACAAAAAATGaccaaatccaaaaaaaaaaaaaatacaagttaTTGGATGAAATCAAACTTTAATAATTTTGCAGAATTAAATTCCAAAACACGCACAAAGCTAAAATAGAAATTTTTTCAAGTGAACCACATATTTGaagaaattgaaaataaaatacatgaaaTACTATTAGACGGAAAAGATAGCATCATCACCTAATATTTAATTTGGTTCATTTTGTCAATATAATGATTAATTTGATTAGAGACATCACCTAATATTTAATTTGGTtaaatcatttttctcattaattaatttgaaaaaaCTTGGGCCAGAAACCTTAATCTGTCACTTCGCTTCGGAGAGGCTACAAAATATTATTTCCTCGGTTTAGTTTCGAGAGCGGAGACAGCCCGTGTAATTTTATAATGTTCTAAgctaaaatatcatatttcacCTACTTAATTAAATGCAAATGGATAATATTTTTGATGAACTTAATGAAGTTAATCA from the Primulina eburnea isolate SZY01 chromosome 3, ASM2296580v1, whole genome shotgun sequence genome contains:
- the LOC140828084 gene encoding probable calcium-binding protein CML44, producing the protein MSPLNTTHLHRIFNNLDKNGDGLVSLDELMWLLEKINVPAKRDELELLVGEKSLDYIDFLFFYQTLIKGNMVQEKSLIEHEADDVSEMDLRKAFKVFDLNGDGFISCEELQIALSRLGLWDERCGRDCKRMIDVYDTNSDGFLDFEEFKDMMLLKDDQSS